One genomic segment of Chitinophaga sancti includes these proteins:
- a CDS encoding LolA family protein, whose translation MRKILFMSMLAGSVAMSGMAQTKTGSLGANDPKAKVILDNVSKKFSTFKTVVANFVLKVEGGNNSVTDSKKGTVYVKGSKYKVNLEGQEIISDNKTSWTYQKDANEVTINNVDQGSTQLTPAKLFTNFYDKDYLYRLDAETTEKGKVYQNIEMTPTDKSKNVFKVIVSIDKKNQNISRMKMFEKNGNRYTYEITNFTPNTNLTDATFSFDAKKYPGVEVVDLR comes from the coding sequence ATGAGGAAAATTTTATTCATGAGCATGTTGGCAGGGAGTGTAGCAATGAGCGGCATGGCTCAGACAAAAACAGGTAGCCTGGGTGCGAATGACCCGAAAGCAAAGGTGATCCTGGATAATGTTAGCAAGAAGTTTTCAACTTTCAAGACTGTTGTAGCTAACTTCGTATTGAAAGTAGAAGGTGGCAACAACAGCGTGACAGACTCCAAGAAAGGAACTGTATATGTAAAAGGCAGCAAGTATAAAGTAAACCTGGAAGGCCAGGAGATCATTAGCGATAACAAGACTAGCTGGACTTACCAGAAAGATGCTAATGAAGTGACAATCAATAACGTAGATCAGGGTAGCACACAGCTCACACCTGCTAAGTTGTTTACTAACTTCTACGATAAGGATTATCTGTACCGTTTGGATGCAGAAACTACAGAGAAGGGTAAGGTTTATCAGAATATTGAGATGACGCCTACAGACAAGTCTAAGAATGTTTTTAAGGTAATTGTGTCAATTGACAAGAAAAACCAGAACATTTCGAGGATGAAAATGTTTGAGAAGAATGGAAATCGTTATACATACGAGATTACAAATTTCACACCTAATACCAACCTGACTGATGCTACATTCAGCTTTGATGCTAAGAAGTATCCAGGGGTAGAGGTAGTGGATTTGCGATAA
- a CDS encoding DNA translocase FtsK, with product MSKNKLKTEKPESKKAPRANDPNVLKQEKEAEVKVKELVKDERTHKVLGVICLLLSLYCFLAFTSYLFTWQDDQDKVFRYSANILLMDNEAVKVENLLGRLGAFVSHWFFYKGFGVASYLFCYLFFILGVNFIVGRRVFRVWRNVKYILFGLLFISTTAAFVAGLAAADFAWGGAMGDSVSKWISGFLGTAGAALLLMVAGLAWCIWKYNLDFKWVLRNPKPPKPQLAGMPEGVDEDVEVPVTKEQKRKNGLKERGSVIIAPAMEEPEMEDMQLVEKSMPLTVKPPVVEEPVEEEIEEEELEEEDAGPLLYIEETIEQTNARNKKNNAPLDVAWEVKPSKDEPDEVLAEATGTVGEAAQLDPYDPSLDLRDYKHPSLELLDNHNTEKVVQDATELDRNKDQIISTLKNYDISIQKISATVGPTVTLYEIVPAAGVRISRIKNLEDDIALSLSALGIRIIAPIPGKGTIGIEVPNVKKSMVSLRNLLASEKFQQSNMDLPIAIGKKIDNENFIADLAKMPHLLMAGATGQGKSVGINTLLVSLLYKKHPSQLKFILVDPKKVELSLYKLIEKHFLAKLPGEEDAIITDTKKVIHTLNALCIEMDLRYDLLKEAGTRNIREYNNKFVQRRLNPQRGHRYLPFVVLVIDEFADLIMTAGKEVEMPIARLAQLARAVGIHLIIATQRPSVNIITGTIKANFPARIAFKVSSKIDSRTILDIGGAEQLIGQGDMLVSLGGDLVRLQCAFVDTPEVERVAEFIGKQRSYPEAYLLPEYVDEKDMDGKEVNLQDRDPLFEEAARVIVQNQQGSTSLLQRRMKLGYNRAGRLMDQLEAAGIVGPNLGSKAREVNVKTETDLEMILNDLGGGF from the coding sequence ATGTCTAAGAACAAACTGAAAACTGAAAAACCAGAAAGCAAAAAGGCTCCTCGTGCTAATGACCCCAACGTATTGAAGCAGGAAAAAGAAGCAGAGGTAAAAGTAAAGGAGCTGGTAAAAGACGAGCGCACCCACAAAGTTCTGGGTGTGATATGTCTTTTATTGTCCCTCTACTGTTTTCTTGCATTCACCTCGTACCTCTTCACATGGCAGGATGACCAGGACAAAGTATTCCGCTATAGCGCGAACATTCTCCTGATGGATAATGAAGCGGTAAAAGTAGAAAATCTACTGGGTCGTTTGGGTGCATTTGTTTCCCATTGGTTTTTTTACAAAGGGTTTGGCGTCGCTTCCTATCTTTTTTGCTACCTGTTCTTTATTCTCGGTGTCAACTTCATCGTGGGCCGCCGGGTATTCAGGGTATGGCGCAATGTTAAGTATATCCTCTTTGGTTTATTGTTCATCAGCACCACGGCTGCATTTGTAGCAGGTCTCGCTGCTGCAGATTTTGCATGGGGTGGGGCTATGGGTGACAGCGTGAGCAAATGGATCTCTGGTTTCCTGGGTACGGCTGGTGCAGCTTTACTGTTGATGGTAGCTGGTCTGGCCTGGTGTATCTGGAAGTACAACCTGGATTTCAAGTGGGTATTGCGCAACCCAAAACCACCTAAGCCACAGTTGGCCGGAATGCCCGAAGGCGTGGATGAAGATGTGGAAGTACCTGTGACAAAAGAGCAAAAGCGTAAGAATGGCCTGAAGGAAAGAGGTAGTGTCATTATCGCACCTGCGATGGAAGAACCGGAGATGGAAGACATGCAGCTGGTAGAAAAAAGCATGCCGCTGACAGTGAAGCCTCCGGTAGTAGAAGAACCCGTAGAAGAAGAAATAGAAGAGGAGGAATTAGAAGAGGAAGATGCGGGCCCATTGTTGTATATCGAAGAAACGATAGAGCAAACCAATGCCCGCAATAAAAAGAACAACGCACCTTTAGATGTAGCGTGGGAAGTGAAGCCTAGTAAAGACGAACCAGATGAAGTGCTGGCAGAAGCCACTGGTACAGTGGGCGAAGCTGCTCAGCTGGATCCATACGATCCTTCGCTTGATCTTCGCGATTACAAACATCCGTCACTTGAGCTGCTTGATAACCACAATACAGAAAAGGTTGTGCAGGATGCTACAGAACTGGACAGAAACAAAGACCAGATCATCAGCACTCTTAAGAACTATGATATTTCCATCCAGAAGATCAGTGCGACTGTAGGGCCGACAGTTACCCTGTACGAAATAGTACCGGCAGCCGGTGTACGCATCTCCCGTATCAAGAACCTGGAAGATGATATTGCCCTGAGTTTGTCTGCATTGGGCATCCGTATAATTGCGCCAATTCCGGGTAAGGGTACTATCGGTATAGAAGTGCCGAATGTGAAAAAGAGTATGGTGTCGCTGCGTAACCTGCTGGCATCTGAAAAGTTCCAGCAGAGCAATATGGACCTGCCGATCGCTATCGGTAAGAAGATCGACAACGAAAACTTCATTGCTGATCTGGCCAAAATGCCCCACTTGCTGATGGCGGGTGCTACCGGCCAGGGTAAATCGGTGGGTATTAATACCTTGCTGGTTTCACTTTTGTATAAGAAGCATCCTTCTCAGCTGAAGTTTATCCTGGTAGACCCGAAGAAGGTGGAGCTCTCCCTTTATAAACTGATAGAGAAGCATTTTCTTGCCAAGTTGCCGGGCGAAGAGGATGCTATTATCACCGATACTAAAAAGGTAATTCATACCCTGAATGCCTTGTGTATAGAAATGGACCTGCGTTATGACCTGCTGAAAGAAGCAGGTACCCGTAACATCCGTGAGTATAATAATAAATTCGTACAGCGCAGGCTGAACCCGCAAAGGGGACATCGCTATCTGCCATTTGTGGTACTGGTGATTGATGAGTTTGCGGATCTGATTATGACAGCGGGTAAAGAAGTGGAAATGCCGATAGCGCGTCTGGCTCAGTTAGCCCGTGCGGTGGGTATTCACCTGATTATTGCTACCCAGCGCCCATCAGTGAACATTATCACAGGTACGATTAAGGCGAACTTCCCGGCTCGTATTGCTTTTAAGGTTTCGAGTAAGATTGACTCCCGTACAATTCTTGATATTGGTGGTGCAGAGCAGTTGATAGGTCAGGGGGATATGCTGGTGTCGTTAGGCGGGGACCTGGTGCGGTTGCAATGTGCATTTGTCGATACTCCTGAAGTAGAAAGAGTGGCGGAGTTTATTGGGAAGCAACGATCTTATCCGGAGGCGTATCTTTTGCCGGAATATGTGGATGAGAAGGATATGGATGGGAAGGAAGTAAATTTGCAGGACAGGGATCCGTTGTTTGAAGAAGCTGCCAGGGTGATCGTGCAAAACCAGCAGGGATCGACGTCTCTGTTGCAGCGCAGGATGAAACTGGGTTATAATAGAGCAGGCAGACTGATGGATCAGCTGGAAGCTGCTGGTATTGTGGGGCCTAATCTGGGGAGTAAAGCGAGGGAGGTGAATGTGAAGACGGAGACAGATCTGGAAATGATATTGAATGATTTGGGTGGGGGATTTTAA